One part of the Ochrobactrum quorumnocens genome encodes these proteins:
- a CDS encoding efflux RND transporter periplasmic adaptor subunit: MRNRYVGILVCLALSAVLSGCQKDEEAAETPPPANVGVVELRPEALPINKELPGRIAPTRLAEVRPRVTGIVVDQVFQQGSFVKKGDVLYRIDPAQFQVQVNSTEATLKRAEASLLQAQQSADRIEQLRKSNVASQRDSETAIATLAQAQADVAVAQAGLAEARLNLQYTNVSAPISGRIGRALITEGALVSANGAENLATIQQLDPIYADFTQPAADLIRLRKALQDGQLMTGPNEATVHLILDDGTTYPLEGRLLFSEAAVDESTGQITLRGEFPNPDGDLLPGMYVRVAIEQGIQRAALAVPTQAVQRDAGGQANVLVINDQNIVEQRRVVVGRMIGERWVVEQGLNEGDRVVAEGFQKTAAGATVNPVEWKSPESTAAVQ, encoded by the coding sequence ATGAGAAATCGTTACGTGGGCATATTGGTTTGCCTTGCCTTATCGGCCGTATTGTCCGGCTGCCAGAAAGATGAAGAGGCAGCGGAAACGCCGCCTCCTGCCAATGTGGGTGTTGTTGAGCTCCGCCCAGAAGCGCTGCCGATAAACAAGGAACTTCCTGGACGTATTGCGCCGACACGGCTAGCGGAAGTTCGTCCACGTGTCACGGGGATAGTTGTCGACCAGGTTTTCCAGCAGGGATCCTTTGTCAAAAAAGGAGATGTGCTTTACAGAATTGACCCAGCCCAATTCCAGGTCCAGGTCAACAGCACGGAAGCGACGCTTAAACGCGCTGAAGCGTCACTTTTACAAGCACAGCAATCAGCGGATCGCATTGAGCAGTTGCGAAAGTCAAATGTTGCGTCTCAGCGAGATAGCGAGACCGCTATCGCGACACTTGCGCAGGCACAGGCGGATGTTGCGGTTGCGCAGGCGGGATTGGCCGAGGCGCGGCTGAACCTGCAATATACCAACGTTTCAGCGCCAATCTCAGGACGTATCGGTCGAGCATTGATTACTGAAGGCGCACTGGTAAGTGCGAATGGGGCGGAAAATCTCGCGACCATTCAGCAGCTTGATCCCATTTATGCTGACTTTACGCAACCAGCCGCAGACCTGATACGGTTGCGCAAGGCGTTGCAGGATGGTCAGCTGATGACCGGTCCGAATGAAGCAACGGTTCATCTGATCCTTGACGACGGAACAACTTATCCCCTGGAAGGCAGGTTGCTGTTTTCTGAAGCAGCTGTTGATGAGAGCACCGGACAGATCACGCTACGTGGTGAATTCCCAAATCCCGATGGCGATCTGTTGCCCGGCATGTATGTCCGTGTCGCGATCGAGCAGGGGATACAGCGTGCGGCACTGGCGGTTCCAACACAGGCGGTCCAGCGGGATGCCGGCGGTCAGGCAAATGTCCTCGTCATTAATGATCAGAATATCGTTGAGCAGCGGCGCGTTGTCGTGGGCCGTATGATCGGCGAGCGCTGGGTTGTCGAGCAGGGATTGAATGAAGGGGACCGTGTTGTTGCAGAAGGGTTTCAGAAAACTGCTGCTGGAGCAACAGTCAACCCTGTCGAATGGAAGTCTCCGGAGTCCACCGCTGCTGTTCAGTGA
- a CDS encoding NAD(P)/FAD-dependent oxidoreductase: MSSKAGNPKRVLVVGGGVAGLEIATQLGRSARRNRNFEVTLLDADSAHIWKPMLHTIAAGTRDVYQQQVAYAAQARNSGFIYQPGEMCGLDRKAREVLVAPISASDGRLMMQGRRLPYDVLIMALGSQANDFKTPGVFEHCYMIDSRTQADNFNQELRIRMLQSMEEKTRLSISIVGGGATGVELAAELVHLAQTADLYGGAGMSSRLKVCLIESGDRLLASFPADISQSVKSRLEELGVTVLTSSTVGAAEENGFRLSDGELIESSLMIWAAGVKAPDFLYELDGLETARNNQLVVLPSLQTTRDPAIFAVGDCASFTPVREQRPLPPTAQVAHQQAHHVINHLPAWLNGKPIPGYAYRNFGALVSLAQYDAFGSLGKFGFLEGRSIRGHLAQLSHAMLYRAHQSRIHGFWNGSLVWLVDRINARLRALIRLD; encoded by the coding sequence ATGAGTTCAAAAGCGGGAAACCCCAAGCGCGTTTTGGTGGTCGGTGGCGGCGTTGCCGGCCTCGAAATTGCGACGCAGTTGGGGCGATCTGCCCGGCGAAACAGGAATTTTGAGGTGACCTTGCTCGATGCTGACAGTGCGCATATCTGGAAACCAATGCTGCACACAATCGCCGCTGGCACGCGCGATGTCTATCAGCAGCAGGTCGCATATGCTGCACAGGCCAGAAATAGCGGGTTCATTTACCAGCCTGGCGAGATGTGTGGGCTCGACCGGAAGGCAAGGGAGGTGCTGGTCGCGCCGATCTCGGCGTCGGACGGCAGGTTGATGATGCAGGGGCGACGGCTGCCATACGATGTGCTGATAATGGCACTGGGTAGCCAGGCTAATGACTTCAAAACGCCGGGCGTATTCGAGCATTGTTACATGATCGACTCGCGCACGCAGGCTGACAATTTCAATCAGGAACTGCGCATCCGAATGCTCCAGAGCATGGAGGAGAAAACCAGACTGTCGATCAGCATTGTGGGTGGTGGCGCCACTGGCGTCGAATTGGCGGCAGAACTCGTCCATCTGGCGCAGACGGCAGACTTGTACGGCGGGGCTGGAATGTCTTCCCGTTTGAAGGTCTGCTTGATCGAAAGCGGTGATCGGCTGCTGGCCTCCTTCCCGGCTGATATCTCCCAGTCGGTGAAGAGCCGCCTCGAAGAGTTGGGCGTAACAGTGCTTACCAGCTCGACGGTTGGCGCGGCCGAAGAAAACGGGTTTCGCCTGTCAGACGGCGAGTTGATAGAAAGCTCGTTGATGATTTGGGCCGCTGGTGTGAAAGCGCCAGATTTTCTCTATGAGCTTGATGGGTTGGAGACAGCGAGAAATAACCAGCTTGTGGTCTTGCCAAGCCTGCAGACGACGCGCGATCCGGCGATTTTTGCAGTGGGTGACTGTGCAAGCTTCACGCCTGTCCGCGAACAACGCCCATTGCCTCCTACTGCTCAGGTCGCCCATCAACAGGCGCACCATGTGATCAATCATCTGCCTGCTTGGCTGAATGGAAAGCCAATACCCGGTTACGCATACCGAAACTTCGGAGCACTAGTTTCTCTTGCCCAGTACGACGCCTTCGGATCGTTGGGGAAGTTTGGCTTTCTCGAAGGGCGCTCCATCAGAGGCCATCTCGCGCAACTCAGCCATGCCATGCTTTACCGAGCCCATCAGTCTCGCATACACGGCTTTTGGAATGGCAGCCTCGTCTGGCTGGTGGACCGGATTAATGCCCGATTGCGTGCACTCATCAGACTGGATTGA
- the zigA gene encoding zinc metallochaperone GTPase ZigA: MKRLPVTVLSGFLGAGKTTLLNHVLNNRENRRVAVIVNDMSEINIDAALVREGGADLSRTEEQLVEMTNGCICCTLRDDLLKEVAQLASQDRFDYLLIESTGISEPLPVAATFEFRDENGESLSDLARLDTMVTVVDAANLLKDYSSSDFLRDRGESLGDEDERTLVDLLVEQIEFADVVVLNKVSTSSAEERDLARKVIKSLNPDARIEEADFGQVSLDSILNTRLFDFNRAHEHPLWYKELHGFHEHVPETEEYGVHSFVYRARRPFDPARFQSFIDRSWPGVVRAKGFFWLATRPDYVGELSQAGALVRTNKRGRWWTAVPRSYWPADPEWHQAMQPYLDAEWGDRRQEIVFIGVSPMDKANMIAELDACLVPEQCFMPQNWRKLDDPFPNWSVAA; this comes from the coding sequence ATGAAAAGGCTTCCAGTCACCGTTCTTTCGGGCTTTCTCGGAGCAGGAAAAACCACGCTCCTCAATCACGTGCTCAACAATCGCGAAAATCGGCGTGTCGCGGTTATCGTCAACGATATGAGCGAAATCAATATTGATGCTGCCTTAGTGCGAGAGGGCGGTGCCGATCTGTCGCGTACCGAAGAGCAGCTCGTTGAAATGACCAATGGCTGCATCTGCTGCACGCTGCGCGATGATCTTCTGAAGGAAGTGGCGCAATTGGCGTCGCAGGATCGCTTCGATTACCTCCTTATAGAATCAACCGGCATTTCAGAGCCTCTGCCTGTTGCAGCTACATTCGAGTTTCGCGACGAGAACGGGGAAAGCCTCTCCGATCTTGCTCGTCTCGACACCATGGTTACGGTCGTGGATGCCGCCAATCTTTTGAAAGACTATTCATCCAGCGACTTTCTGCGCGACCGTGGTGAGTCTCTCGGAGACGAGGATGAGCGGACACTGGTTGATCTGTTGGTCGAGCAAATTGAGTTTGCGGATGTTGTGGTGCTCAACAAGGTTTCCACTTCAAGCGCGGAAGAACGCGATCTAGCGCGCAAAGTGATCAAATCACTCAATCCAGACGCAAGAATAGAAGAAGCCGATTTCGGGCAGGTCTCGCTAGATTCGATTCTCAACACGCGCCTGTTCGATTTCAACCGCGCCCACGAACATCCGCTTTGGTATAAAGAACTCCATGGTTTCCACGAGCACGTGCCGGAAACAGAAGAATATGGTGTGCATTCATTTGTGTATCGTGCCCGCCGCCCGTTCGATCCAGCCCGGTTCCAAAGTTTTATTGATCGAAGCTGGCCGGGTGTGGTTCGCGCAAAGGGATTTTTCTGGTTGGCAACGCGTCCTGATTATGTGGGGGAGCTGAGCCAGGCGGGTGCTTTGGTCCGCACCAACAAGCGCGGTCGCTGGTGGACGGCTGTCCCCCGCAGTTATTGGCCTGCAGATCCGGAATGGCATCAGGCGATGCAGCCTTATCTTGATGCTGAATGGGGAGACCGGCGGCAGGAAATTGTATTTATCGGTGTTAGTCCGATGGATAAGGCTAATATGATTGCCGAACTTGATGCCTGTCTGGTGCCTGAGCAATGCTTCATGCCGCAAAACTGGCGAAAACTGGATGATCCGTTTCCAAACTGGTCAGTGGCAGCTTAA
- a CDS encoding TetR/AcrR family transcriptional regulator — translation MSQRADGRENRLRLIEAAEAIFANEGFDVPLEAIAKSAGVSRMTFYRHFQDRESLCFAIFERNIVKLEEMATRLQSDPNAFALLLDALADMFASDYGLVEGLTRQQTHQDQLNSLRQRVVELLSAPLVRARDFGLIKDDFQLNDLYILIDMLGAAVGVGSIEARRARVSRALMISTSGFTPPPTTPTFIPSSPADGATNETKL, via the coding sequence ATGAGCCAACGTGCAGACGGCCGGGAAAATCGGCTACGCCTGATCGAGGCTGCCGAAGCCATTTTTGCGAATGAGGGGTTCGATGTGCCGCTCGAGGCCATAGCAAAATCGGCGGGGGTCAGCCGCATGACGTTTTATCGCCATTTCCAAGATCGGGAGTCACTTTGCTTCGCTATTTTCGAGCGGAACATCGTGAAGTTGGAAGAAATGGCAACGCGACTACAAAGTGATCCGAACGCTTTTGCGCTGCTTCTGGACGCGTTGGCCGACATGTTCGCCAGCGACTACGGCCTGGTGGAAGGACTGACGCGGCAACAAACGCACCAGGATCAACTCAACAGCCTGAGGCAGCGTGTCGTCGAGCTTCTGTCCGCGCCGCTGGTGCGAGCCCGAGACTTCGGTTTGATAAAAGACGATTTTCAGCTGAACGATCTCTATATCCTGATTGACATGTTGGGGGCTGCGGTCGGCGTCGGGTCGATAGAAGCAAGGCGCGCGCGCGTCAGCCGAGCATTGATGATTTCCACCTCAGGCTTCACACCTCCTCCGACAACGCCGACATTTATCCCGTCAAGTCCGGCGGACGGCGCGACCAATGAGACTAAGCTTTAA
- a CDS encoding RrF2 family transcriptional regulator — MLTKKGKYGLKAMVHLAGISDGQLASASEIAERHHIPRKFLDNIFIELRNAGFVLSRKGKGGGFCLARPASEIHIGNIIRALDGALAPIACASKTDYQPCDDCDETECEVRHMMLDVREAIANVLDHRTLADSRISEITALSAE, encoded by the coding sequence ATGCTAACCAAAAAAGGCAAATACGGCCTGAAAGCCATGGTGCACCTGGCCGGCATATCGGACGGTCAACTGGCTTCAGCAAGCGAGATCGCGGAAAGGCATCATATCCCGCGTAAGTTTCTCGATAATATTTTCATCGAATTGCGAAACGCAGGCTTTGTATTGAGCCGCAAAGGCAAAGGCGGCGGATTTTGTCTGGCCCGCCCTGCGAGTGAAATCCATATCGGCAATATTATTCGAGCACTGGACGGAGCGCTTGCGCCTATCGCCTGCGCCAGCAAAACTGACTATCAGCCTTGCGACGATTGCGATGAAACCGAATGCGAAGTGCGACACATGATGCTGGACGTGCGCGAAGCGATCGCCAACGTGCTCGATCACCGCACCCTCGCCGACAGCAGGATATCTGAAATTACCGCGCTGTCGGCTGAATAG
- a CDS encoding SDR family NAD(P)-dependent oxidoreductase — protein sequence MSGRLEGKTAIITGAASLKGMGFATARRFAEEGAAVLLTDISQEGLDEAAAALASLTDKALVHAMDVSDPAAWSTAVELVRSRWDCIDILVNNAGMFRGDTISETSLDTFDRLVAVNLRGAFLGCRAVVPHMRAKGGSIVNISSVSALIGVPGTAAYAATKGGVRAFTRAMAVDEARYGIRCNSIHPGTIDTGMVQGLIPGDAARNATAATIPLGRLGTPADIANMALFLASDEASFVTGAELVVDGGATVA from the coding sequence ATGAGTGGCAGGTTGGAAGGTAAGACGGCGATCATCACAGGTGCAGCGTCTCTAAAGGGAATGGGATTTGCGACTGCGCGGAGGTTCGCTGAAGAAGGGGCAGCGGTATTGCTCACGGACATCAGTCAAGAGGGGCTCGATGAAGCCGCAGCAGCCCTGGCAAGCTTGACTGACAAAGCCCTGGTCCATGCCATGGACGTGAGCGATCCGGCAGCTTGGAGCACAGCAGTTGAACTGGTGCGCAGCCGCTGGGATTGTATCGACATCCTCGTCAACAATGCCGGCATGTTCCGTGGAGATACCATCTCCGAAACATCGCTTGATACATTCGACAGGCTCGTGGCGGTCAATCTTCGCGGCGCTTTCCTCGGATGCCGCGCGGTGGTTCCGCATATGCGCGCCAAGGGCGGCTCCATCGTCAATATCTCTTCGGTCTCAGCTCTGATCGGCGTTCCCGGCACAGCGGCCTATGCGGCGACGAAGGGTGGGGTGCGCGCTTTCACCAGGGCCATGGCCGTCGACGAGGCGCGCTATGGCATCCGCTGCAATTCCATTCACCCAGGAACCATCGATACGGGAATGGTGCAGGGGTTGATCCCGGGTGACGCGGCCAGGAACGCGACGGCTGCGACCATACCGCTGGGCCGCCTCGGGACGCCAGCCGATATCGCCAATATGGCGCTGTTCCTGGCATCGGATGAAGCAAGCTTTGTCACCGGCGCCGAATTGGTCGTCGATGGTGGGGCGACGGTTGCGTAG
- a CDS encoding FAD-dependent oxidoreductase, protein MIEGDEHTYDVVVAGSGAAGLTAAITAAERGYSVLVLESTDRWGGTSAISGGGVWIPNNSFGKAKGLKDSREEALTYLKAIVGDHGAATSPARLEAYVDHGPEMVDYLARLGLKWVAIGTYPDYHPEKPGGKIGRTLETAIANGKELGPWLKSMRQPDRAPPIEFATTLAPAMLMATSSLKGLLTGAYVMMFNTFWRLTGRVPLSRGKSLVAGLWQIATKHGVEMWLNAPYDEIIFDGDRASGLVVLRDGKKVVVKAREAVVLATGGFSRNEPLRRQFHNLGERYSMAPEGIDGKAIEDGFKIGADMAMLDIAWWMPTVLDENDGRDMLAIERGMPHSIMVNEEGRRFINEAADYMTVGGVLAEMNREREVPVWLLADARFRKKYLFANFPGGVTPQRLIDSGYFIKADTIEELAGKCGLNADVLKQEISRFNSNVDANDDRDFRRGASAFDRYYGDPRMTNPNLGKIEKAPFWAVRVYPGDIGTKGGVVTNEIGRVLRNGAPIEGLFASGNATASMMGESYGGAGATIGPAMVFSYLAMKSLPVSGTVSFSIEKELRIDAGKLASARKGNGTD, encoded by the coding sequence ATGATCGAAGGCGATGAACACACCTACGATGTTGTTGTAGCGGGCAGCGGCGCAGCAGGACTGACCGCCGCGATCACCGCGGCGGAACGCGGCTACTCGGTCCTTGTCCTGGAAAGCACCGATCGCTGGGGTGGAACGTCTGCAATCTCGGGTGGCGGCGTATGGATACCGAACAACAGCTTCGGAAAGGCGAAAGGCCTCAAGGATAGCCGCGAAGAGGCTCTCACCTATTTGAAAGCCATCGTCGGCGATCATGGCGCGGCGACGTCGCCAGCGCGATTGGAAGCCTATGTCGATCACGGACCCGAGATGGTCGACTATCTCGCTCGCCTCGGGCTCAAGTGGGTCGCCATAGGAACCTATCCTGACTACCATCCGGAAAAGCCTGGCGGAAAGATTGGCCGAACCCTGGAGACTGCCATCGCCAATGGCAAGGAGTTGGGTCCCTGGCTCAAGTCCATGCGCCAACCTGACAGGGCCCCGCCGATAGAATTCGCCACGACATTGGCGCCGGCGATGCTGATGGCGACCTCCTCTCTCAAGGGGTTGCTGACAGGGGCCTACGTCATGATGTTCAACACCTTCTGGCGTCTGACAGGGCGCGTGCCGCTGTCGCGCGGCAAGAGCCTTGTCGCCGGCCTCTGGCAAATCGCAACGAAACACGGTGTGGAAATGTGGCTCAACGCACCGTACGACGAGATCATTTTCGACGGGGACCGTGCTTCCGGTTTGGTTGTACTCCGCGATGGCAAGAAGGTTGTTGTAAAGGCTCGGGAGGCAGTGGTGCTTGCCACCGGCGGCTTCTCCAGAAACGAGCCTTTGCGCAGACAATTCCACAATCTCGGCGAACGCTACTCGATGGCTCCTGAGGGTATCGACGGCAAAGCCATTGAGGATGGCTTCAAGATCGGCGCGGATATGGCGATGCTGGATATCGCCTGGTGGATGCCAACCGTTCTCGATGAGAACGACGGACGTGACATGCTCGCAATTGAGCGCGGCATGCCGCATTCGATCATGGTGAACGAGGAAGGCCGCCGTTTCATCAACGAAGCCGCCGACTACATGACCGTTGGCGGCGTTCTGGCGGAGATGAACAGGGAGAGGGAGGTGCCTGTCTGGCTCCTCGCCGACGCCAGGTTCAGGAAGAAATATCTTTTCGCCAACTTCCCCGGTGGCGTCACACCTCAACGGTTGATCGACAGCGGTTACTTTATCAAGGCCGATACGATTGAGGAATTGGCGGGAAAGTGCGGCTTGAACGCTGATGTGCTCAAACAGGAAATCAGCAGGTTCAACAGCAACGTCGATGCGAATGACGACAGGGACTTTCGTCGTGGAGCGTCGGCTTTCGACCGCTATTATGGCGATCCAAGAATGACAAATCCAAACCTCGGAAAGATTGAAAAAGCTCCGTTCTGGGCGGTGCGGGTCTATCCGGGCGATATCGGGACCAAGGGTGGCGTCGTGACGAATGAGATCGGTCGTGTGCTGCGCAATGGCGCTCCGATCGAGGGTTTGTTCGCATCGGGCAACGCAACGGCATCAATGATGGGGGAAAGCTATGGTGGCGCTGGAGCCACAATTGGTCCGGCCATGGTGTTCAGCTATCTGGCGATGAAGTCCCTCCCGGTTAGCGGCACGGTCAGCTTTTCGATTGAGAAAGAACTCAGGATCGACGCCGGGAAACTAGCCAGCGCAAGAAAAGGGAATGGAACAGATTGA
- a CDS encoding TetR/AcrR family transcriptional regulator: MLQITNAVLDTACDFFSAKGFAGASMDDIADRAGITKRTIYRRYPSKHALLDAVVEREILRFHEWLNGAEPGQTTIAKLKNTAFRLFEYNTCTHNTRFAHFLSAEGSFSEDLREKVIEWEDVALAPVISLIADAQKEKYLPETDTSELSYLLLDLINGGRQIRNLDRLMKGNIGTRTQFFNYRWKIFLNSTS, translated from the coding sequence ATGCTTCAGATCACCAACGCCGTTTTGGATACGGCGTGCGACTTCTTCTCGGCGAAGGGGTTTGCTGGCGCATCAATGGATGACATTGCCGATCGTGCTGGCATCACCAAACGCACAATTTACCGACGCTATCCCAGCAAGCATGCCTTGCTGGACGCAGTTGTCGAGCGCGAGATTTTAAGGTTTCACGAATGGCTAAATGGTGCTGAACCTGGCCAAACCACAATCGCAAAGCTGAAAAACACAGCGTTTCGGCTGTTTGAATATAATACGTGCACTCACAACACTCGTTTTGCGCATTTCCTGTCCGCTGAAGGGAGTTTCTCTGAAGATTTGCGCGAAAAGGTCATTGAATGGGAAGACGTCGCGCTTGCCCCTGTCATTTCCCTGATTGCCGATGCTCAAAAGGAAAAATACTTACCCGAGACCGACACTAGCGAACTAAGCTATTTGTTGTTGGATTTGATCAACGGTGGGCGCCAGATTAGAAATCTTGATAGATTGATGAAAGGTAACATTGGGACCCGAACACAGTTTTTTAATTATCGATGGAAAATATTCCTGAACTCGACCAGTTGA
- the znuA gene encoding zinc ABC transporter substrate-binding protein ZnuA, with protein sequence MKHLRSLLLASAFMAVLGGAASSAERSGVVVSIKPLHSLVAAVMQGVGEPKLIVQGAGSEHSYSLKPSDAQAIENAKVIFWAGPSMETFLDKPFDTLGEGAKVVALGEADGLTKLKFREGGPFEAHDHGDEGHEHEKHGEAGHDHSTKAGSHDAHGHANEAAEKAEEHPHHAEFDLHFWLDPQNGKVLVGDIAKVLSENDPENAAQYEKNAADYAEKLDALTKDIEGELQPVKGKPFIVFHDAYQYFENRFDVKAAGSITVSPEKAPGAGRIKDIHEKIKSLGAVCVFSEPQFEPKLVNTVIDGTEAKTGVLDPLGSELKDGPDLYPQLIQNLADSLKNCLSK encoded by the coding sequence ATGAAACACTTACGATCCCTGCTGTTGGCATCCGCATTTATGGCTGTTTTGGGTGGGGCGGCTTCCTCCGCCGAGCGCAGCGGCGTTGTCGTTTCGATCAAACCCCTGCATTCCCTGGTGGCTGCTGTGATGCAGGGTGTCGGCGAGCCAAAGCTGATTGTGCAAGGTGCAGGGTCGGAACATTCTTACAGCCTAAAGCCATCTGATGCCCAAGCTATTGAGAACGCCAAGGTCATTTTCTGGGCCGGGCCTTCGATGGAAACCTTTCTCGACAAACCGTTCGATACCCTTGGTGAGGGTGCGAAAGTTGTCGCGTTGGGCGAAGCCGACGGATTGACGAAGCTCAAGTTCCGCGAAGGTGGTCCCTTCGAGGCGCATGATCATGGCGATGAAGGTCATGAGCACGAAAAGCATGGTGAGGCGGGTCACGACCATAGTACCAAAGCTGGCTCCCACGATGCCCATGGCCACGCAAACGAAGCCGCTGAAAAGGCCGAAGAACACCCCCATCATGCAGAATTCGACCTGCATTTCTGGCTCGACCCGCAGAATGGCAAGGTTCTCGTTGGAGACATCGCCAAGGTCTTGAGCGAAAACGACCCCGAAAATGCAGCGCAGTACGAAAAAAACGCTGCTGATTATGCCGAAAAGCTGGATGCGCTCACCAAGGATATCGAGGGTGAACTTCAGCCGGTAAAAGGCAAGCCTTTCATCGTTTTCCACGATGCTTATCAGTATTTTGAAAACCGCTTCGACGTGAAGGCCGCAGGTTCCATCACCGTCAGCCCTGAGAAAGCGCCGGGGGCGGGCCGTATCAAGGACATCCACGAGAAGATCAAATCGCTCGGTGCGGTATGCGTGTTCTCCGAACCGCAATTTGAACCCAAGCTGGTCAATACGGTTATCGACGGAACTGAGGCCAAAACGGGTGTGCTTGATCCACTCGGTTCGGAATTGAAGGACGGTCCAGACCTTTATCCTCAGCTCATCCAGAACCTCGCCGATTCGCTAAAGAACTGTCTGTCGAAGTAG
- a CDS encoding BadF/BadG/BcrA/BcrD ATPase family protein, with protein sequence MTEMTIKYHFGIDGGGTGCRAVIADQNGKVLGEGISGPANIGADSENSIVHICEAAEQARKDASLASSIYGAANAVLGLAGANSLADHTPIYKRLPFKKSNIVSDTLTALQGAMGDGDAAIAILGTGSAFVRRTDDAIRIVGGRGFILSDHAGGAWLGRKLLENVLLAVDGFAHHSDLSHAVLERFDSNPRNITVFSRTASAADYAAFAPMLFEFAARSDSLSLKILTEACEMIRKALENLQIEKLQRFSITGGLASSYAALPFFPYREFYKAPSGDSLQGALALALKTTLPT encoded by the coding sequence ATGACAGAAATGACGATCAAATATCACTTCGGGATCGATGGCGGTGGCACTGGATGCCGGGCAGTCATTGCGGATCAGAACGGCAAAGTGCTGGGAGAAGGCATCTCGGGGCCGGCGAATATAGGTGCGGATTCAGAGAACAGCATAGTTCATATATGCGAGGCCGCCGAACAAGCTCGTAAGGATGCCAGCTTGGCCTCTTCTATATATGGAGCAGCCAACGCCGTGCTGGGCCTGGCTGGCGCGAACTCTCTCGCCGATCACACTCCTATATATAAGCGCCTGCCTTTCAAGAAGAGCAATATCGTTTCGGACACACTCACCGCTTTGCAAGGAGCAATGGGGGATGGAGATGCCGCGATTGCGATTCTGGGCACTGGATCAGCCTTTGTTAGACGCACCGACGACGCGATCCGCATTGTTGGCGGGCGTGGCTTTATATTAAGCGATCATGCCGGTGGTGCTTGGCTCGGTCGTAAACTGTTGGAAAATGTGCTGCTTGCAGTTGACGGGTTCGCACATCACTCAGACTTGTCGCATGCCGTTCTCGAGAGATTCGACAGCAATCCTCGTAACATCACGGTTTTCTCCAGGACGGCCAGCGCTGCTGACTATGCCGCCTTTGCGCCAATGCTTTTTGAATTTGCGGCGCGGAGCGACTCGCTCAGCTTAAAAATCTTGACCGAAGCCTGTGAAATGATCCGCAAGGCATTAGAGAATTTGCAGATCGAAAAACTTCAACGGTTCAGCATCACCGGTGGTTTAGCGTCATCCTATGCTGCACTGCCATTCTTTCCTTATAGGGAGTTTTATAAGGCCCCCAGTGGCGACAGCCTCCAAGGGGCCCTCGCACTGGCACTAAAAACAACGTTACCAACATAG